The window CATCTGGGTCCAGCTGGTGAGCGTGAGGGCAGAGATCCACCTCTTCACTAGGGCCCTTCACTTTCTGCTCTGGCTCCTTGTGGTCCTTGTCATGGATGCATCCCAGGATTGGAGGAATTGCTCGGACAGGGCTTTTATCACCCGTCAGTTCCTCTCTCTTGACAGTGGATGCAACTGCACTTGCCTCGGTGTCAACTGAGCAGTCTGTGTTGTCCTCAACTGTCTCCTCTGGTAGTTGGTGGTCGTTGTTGTTGTGGATGCATGGCAGAACTGAAGGACTTTTATCTTCCCAAGTGTAAATGGCAACAGTTGCTTCTTTGTCTACTGAGAACTCTGTGTTGTCCTCAACTTTCTCCCATAGCTGTTTGTGGTCAATGCTGTGGGTGCAGGGCAGCCTTAGAGGCAGTGCTGCGGGTGCAGGAAGACTCTTATCAGCTAAAAACTCCTCTTGGAGGACAGCGGACACGGAAGCGGCAGATTCACTGGCGACTGGACACTTGTTGGTTCCCTCTACTGCCTCCTCTGGCAGTTTGTAGTCAATGCCAAAGACAGGTGGCAGACTTGGAGGCAGCATTGGGACAGGGCATTTAGCTGTTGATCTGTCCACTCCATCAACAGTAGCTGTGCCTGAAGTGTTCTCTGTAGCACCTGAGACCTCATAGGCATCCTCTACTGTCTGCTCTGGAGGCATGAAGTCATCGTCAAAGATTGGTGGCAGGCATGGAGGCAGCACTGAAGGAAGACTTCTGAATGAATTAACAACGAACCGCTGAGCCAGTGGTGGGAGGGAGAAAGGATAGAATCTGTCCTCTTCCTTTATATTAGATATTGCCACTGGAGCAACTGAGAGCTCAGTGGTTCCCTCTACTGTCTGCTGTGGTGGAATGGAGTCATCATTCAAGAAGTGTGGCAGGTATCGATGCAGCATTGATGAAAGATGTGTATCTGTCAATAAGTCCTCTCTTTTACCAGTAGATACATCTGCTGTGGCCTCTGTGGCAACTGGGCACTCAGCAGGGACAAAGTATGAAAATACAAGGAACCGCTGTGCATCCTGAGTGCGTATGGCCAATGGAGAGGGGGGATGTAACATGGTTGGTATAGGCCTCCGATTGGTGAAAGCCAGCGGTGGGAGGGAGTCAATACAGGGAGCAATGAACTCAGTGAGTGGACGGTGGGTCACATCTCTCACATTCTGCGGGAGAAAAGAAACAGACATGTTGAAAGTGATCACATTCACGACATACATACTTTATGAGTCAACGCTATTTACTTATACatcacatatacagtgccttcggaaagtattcagaccccttcactttttccacattttgtgacctTACAGCCTAAttcaaaaatgtaataaatagtttttttccctcatcaatctacacacaatagcccataatggcaaagcaaaaacagaattGTTCCAAATTCATTacaaataaaatgtgaaatatcacatttacataagtattcagaccctttactcagtacgttgttgaagcacctttagcagcgattccAGCATagaatcttcttgggtattacgctacaagcttggaaatCTTGTGTTTGGGGAATTCTCCCAATCTTAGGAGAATCCaagttaggttggatggggagattTTCTGCACAGCTAATTTctgttctctccagagatgttcgatccggTACAAGTCCAGTCTCTGGATGGTTCaataaaggacattcagagacttgtcctgaagagacttctgcattgtcttggctatgtacatagggtcattgttctgttggaaggtgactcTTCACCACACTCTGAGGTCCTGATtgttctggagcaggttgtcaacaaggatctctctgtactttgctctgttcatctttgcctagatcctgactagtctcccattccctgccattgaaaaacatccccacagcatgatgctgccaccaccatgtatCACCGAAGGGGTGGTGGCAGATTTACTCCAGATGTGACCCTTGGCATTGGggcaaaagagttcaatcttgatttcatcagaccagagcatcttgtttctcatggtctgagagacttcaggtgccttttggcaaactccaagcaggctgtcatgtgccttctactgaggagtggcttccatctggccactctaccttaaaggcctgattgatggagtgctgcagagatggttgtccttctggaaggttctcccatctccacagaggaactctcgagctctgtcagagtcaccatctggttcttggtcacctccctgaccaaggcccttctcccccgattgctccgtttggctgggcggccagctctaggaagagtcttggtggttccaaacatcttccatttaagaatgatggagaacagtgcgttcttggggaccttcaatgttgagGAGAggttttgtacccttccccagatctgtgcctcgacacaatcctgtttcggagctctacggagaattccttcaacctcatggtttgTTGTTTGCTCTTACATGaactgtaaactgtgggaccttgaaAATACAACTGGTGGATTCCAGTCatgttgcagaaacatctcaatgatgatcagtggaaacaggatgaacaTGAGCTAATTtacagtctcatagcaaagggtcggaatacttatgtaaaaaggtatttcaacatttctaaaaacctgtatttgctttgtcaatatgggatattgtttgttgttgctgagaatttgCATATATAAAAAAAAggtagaaaaagtcaaggtgtccgAATTCTTTCCAAAtgaactgtatatatatagtgtccTCTCAGATGCTCTGCTCCAGTCTGTACCAACCCTGGGTCTTCTAGCCAATGGGTCAACTAATTGTAAAAATACATGCCCCACACCCAGcataacatttgacattttagacatctagcagatgcttttatccagaaCGGTAGGACAACCATATAATCCTGATATGAAGCTCTACGAGAGATCGCTTGGTCtagttatttttatttatttaagacAACCATAAGAACTGAGGACCTTGTCCATAACAATactcaaacagagagacagacacgatACAACACAAGAAAAGATGTCAGACAAAATATTGTTAGCTTACAATTCATGGCATATCGCACATTTTGCCTGTATATTGACATGTATTTGCTTTAATCAATATTGTTCAATAGAACTCTAGTCAACTTTGTCAAAGTTGGTCTTGTTACCTCCTCAATCAGGCTTGGCATTTTCCTCGTCTCAAACCAAATCCTCTtcatctccttctcctgctccCTCTGGATCTGTCTCACCAGAGCCAACCTGGCTCCCAGCTCCATCATGTAGTCTGTCTGGATCTCCCTTTCCTTCAACTGACACTCAGCCCTCCTCTGTGTCAGCGTTGAACCCTCCATGTCTTCCTCCTAGCTAACAATAACTCTGGAAAATACATAACGTTGTAGTAAGTGGCGTGTTGCTCACCAAAGAATAATGCATCTCTTTACAATGTGCACACATTTTCTTCCCATTTACTTACAATGAAGCAAGTGACAATCCTGATCCAGAGATGATTAATCAATAGGTCTATCTGAATTACTAGTAAAAAGTTGGCTACTGGAAACTCGACCAAGTTCAAATTAATCACATTTTTGCCTTTCCTATCATTATGTGCAGAATATCCTTTATGACATCATCATTGTGATGCAAGGTGTTGCCATTAAAGCACAACACAGACTTTAAAAATAAaacttcagtctctctctgtatgttacTACTGAGCCTTATCCCCCCCCCCACTCCATATTGGGCCTGGTTTTCACAAAACACACTAATCACTTATATCATATCATTCAAAAAAGGTTTGGGGTAGAAAATGACTCTGTATCCATGCAGGACCTAACTTATTGTACAGTTTCATATATTGTATAAAACAAGGAGGTAAACACTCCAGTCTTCTCTTTGAGTGCCCCTGTGTGCACTTTCATGTAAAGAGGTCTATCAATTCAACCATTTGAAATGGATGACCATTCATTTAAGAAAAGCTGATTTTCATTAGCAATTTAGCAACTACAAATTAGGTAGGTCGACTTGTTTTTTTACATAACCTTCCCTTTTGGTACATATTTATTCAGATAATTGATTACAATATTGGTTGTTattaacacagagagagggtttTCTTTCATCAATATAATGCATTTGCCATTAGCCTGGCTCACTACAACAACTAACATGTCATCTCAGGTGTCAGGATGAAcctgtcatgttttgtcttatattgtcttgtcattatgctttcccttctgttcgtttccccctgctggtcttattaggttcgttcccttttttctctctccttccctctctctcctctctctatcgttccgttcctgctcccagctgttccccattctcctactcactcatttagtctttgcacacctgttccctatcttgtcctctgattagagtccctatttctccccttgttttccgtttctgtcctgtcggatccttgtatgatgttcgctgtgctgtgtctttgtctcgccctgtcgtgtcttgtctccttcagatgctgcgtgtgagcaggtgtctgagtccgctacggtcggtgccttcccgaggcaacctacagttaatggtcgagtctccagtctgtcctcgtcactacgagtggatttaagtttttttatgttttgttttctgctctgattgtccaggagtattgcttatatcctttactggaataaagactctgttttcgccaagtcgcttttgggtcctcattcatctgcataacagaaggatccgaccaagaatggacccagcgactacggattctcgtaacactgccgtcgagatccagggagccatgctcggcagacacgagcaggaattgtctgctgctcgtcatgccgttgagaccctggccgctCAGGTTTCCGACCTCTCTGGACAGTTCCAGAGTCTTCGTCTCGTGCCACCTGCTACTTCCTGGTCTGCCGAGTCTCCGGAAcctagggttaataacccaccTTGTTACTCCGGGCAGCCCACTGAGTGCCGCTCttttctcacccagtgtgatattgtgttctctctccaacccaacacATACTCAAGAGAGAGCTCGGGTTGCTTACGTCATATCACTCCTTACTGGCCGGGCTCGAGAGTGGGGCACAGCTATCTGGGAGGCAAGGGCTGATTGTTCTAACAATTACCTGAGctttaaagaggagatgatacgggtttttgatcgttcagtTTTTGGTAGGGAGGCTTCT is drawn from Oncorhynchus keta strain PuntledgeMale-10-30-2019 chromosome 37, Oket_V2, whole genome shotgun sequence and contains these coding sequences:
- the LOC127916696 gene encoding uncharacterized protein LOC127916696, with the translated sequence MEGSTLTQRRAECQLKEREIQTDYMMELGARLALVRQIQREQEKEMKRIWFETRKMPSLIEENVRDVTHRPLTEFIAPCIDSLPPLAFTNRRPIPTMLHPPSPLAIRTQDAQRFLVFSYFVPAECPVATEATADVSTGKREDLLTDTHLSSMLHRYLPHFLNDDSIPPQQTVEGTTELSVAPVAISNIKEEDRFYPFSLPPLAQRFVVNSFRSLPSVLPPCLPPIFDDDFMPPEQTVEDAYEVSGATENTSGTATVDGVDRSTAKCPVPMLPPSLPPVFGIDYKLPEEAVEGTNKCPVASESAASVSAVLQEEFLADKSLPAPAALPLRLPCTHSIDHKQLWEKVEDNTEFSVDKEATVAIYTWEDKSPSVLPCIHNNNDHQLPEETVEDNTDCSVDTEASAVASTVKREELTGDKSPVRAIPPILGCIHDKDHKEPEQKVKGPSEEVDLCPHAHQLDPDVNLTLTTRNDEPRTWTLEEAKDYWIGLESESEERSVKEEVRQREGLKRGADCAHSKSSNGMASSERAETILGRVGFLVMNHMQKIPFLKMKEKEKK